In Acidiphilium acidophilum, one genomic interval encodes:
- a CDS encoding peptide ABC transporter substrate-binding protein, with amino-acid sequence MTMRPAHVQTGTNNRFTRLRRCLLAAALSLPLPALAAAPQACGTVIVPPGVGLGTPPASVTSLNPFLISSAYNGEASSLMYYGLLYINRDHKIVWPRSLATKIDVSKNNTVFTVTMKPWKWSDGRPVTTRDVKFTYDLIKRLGPTYPGYNSGGVPNLIKSFDILGPETFSVTLKHPVNPDWFELLGLAQFVPYPAHAWGKYTINQMWRHQSDPAFFKVVDGPYQLVKFKLGRFIEFAPNPTYQGHKSQIRRFIMTFLHSSGSEIEGMQSGTLDVSNLPFSLWNAVAKLKDVRRIKMTPNFGFQFIQLNYKNPAVPFFHDVRVRQAMADAINQEQVVHVLFHDASKPEYGPIPVIPSTFLPPSEKAGKYPIGYDPAKARKLLDEAGWKPGPDGIREKNGKKLAFTLLTPSGGTTSTLWTEIQQQDLRAVGIDMKIRQVTFNQLMALDYRPLTWEAMAFGWSLGSFPSDAAQLGSKGSYNQEGYNDKKMDELLAAVTTTPGLSALYAYEKYAVEQQPIIFQNDTGVVVLARKGLRGIRKFISPTGGWSPQYLHWTTPDCASQVADNVAPSSP; translated from the coding sequence ATGACCATGCGGCCAGCACATGTGCAGACAGGTACGAACAACCGGTTCACCCGCCTGCGCCGCTGCCTCCTCGCCGCCGCCCTCTCTCTGCCCCTCCCCGCCCTCGCCGCCGCCCCGCAAGCCTGCGGCACCGTCATCGTCCCCCCCGGCGTCGGCCTCGGCACCCCTCCGGCCTCCGTCACCTCGCTCAACCCGTTCCTGATCAGCAGCGCCTATAACGGCGAGGCGTCCAGTCTGATGTATTACGGGCTGCTCTACATCAACCGGGACCACAAAATCGTTTGGCCCCGCAGTCTCGCCACCAAAATCGATGTCTCGAAAAATAACACCGTTTTCACCGTCACCATGAAACCATGGAAATGGTCGGATGGCCGCCCGGTGACCACCAGGGACGTCAAGTTCACCTACGACCTGATCAAGCGCCTCGGGCCGACCTATCCCGGGTATAATTCGGGCGGTGTTCCGAACCTGATCAAATCATTCGATATTCTCGGTCCGGAAACGTTTTCGGTCACCCTGAAGCACCCGGTCAATCCCGACTGGTTCGAACTGCTCGGCCTCGCCCAGTTCGTGCCCTACCCGGCCCATGCCTGGGGCAAATACACCATCAATCAGATGTGGCGTCATCAGTCCGATCCGGCATTCTTCAAGGTGGTCGATGGCCCGTATCAGCTCGTGAAATTCAAGCTGGGCCGCTTCATCGAATTCGCCCCCAACCCGACCTACCAGGGTCATAAATCGCAGATCCGCCGGTTCATCATGACATTCCTCCACTCGTCGGGATCGGAGATCGAGGGAATGCAGAGCGGCACGCTGGATGTCAGCAACCTCCCGTTCTCGCTCTGGAATGCCGTCGCAAAATTGAAAGACGTGCGCCGGATCAAGATGACGCCGAATTTCGGCTTCCAATTCATCCAGTTGAACTACAAAAACCCGGCCGTGCCCTTCTTTCACGACGTCAGGGTCCGGCAAGCGATGGCAGATGCCATCAATCAGGAGCAGGTGGTCCATGTCCTGTTCCATGACGCCTCCAAACCGGAATACGGCCCCATCCCGGTCATCCCCTCCACGTTCCTGCCCCCATCGGAAAAGGCCGGAAAATATCCGATCGGCTACGATCCGGCCAAGGCGCGCAAATTGCTCGACGAAGCGGGCTGGAAGCCCGGCCCCGACGGCATCCGGGAAAAGAACGGAAAAAAACTCGCCTTCACCCTCCTGACCCCCTCCGGCGGCACCACCTCGACGCTCTGGACCGAAATCCAGCAACAGGATTTGCGCGCGGTCGGCATCGACATGAAGATCCGCCAGGTCACGTTCAATCAGTTGATGGCGCTCGATTACCGGCCTCTCACATGGGAAGCCATGGCGTTCGGATGGTCGCTCGGCAGCTTCCCGTCCGATGCCGCGCAACTCGGCTCCAAAGGCAGCTACAATCAGGAAGGCTACAACGACAAAAAGATGGACGAACTTCTCGCCGCGGTGACAACCACGCCCGGCCTGTCTGCCTTGTACGCCTACGAGAAATACGCGGTCGAGCAACAGCCGATCATTTTCCAGAACGATACCGGTGTCGTCGTGCTCGCCCGGAAAGGGCTGCGCGGCATCCGCAAGTTCATCAGCCCCACCGGTGGCTGGTCGCCGCAATATCTCCATTGGACCACGCCGGACTGCGCCTCGCAGGTCGCGGATAACGTCGCGCCATCTTCACCGTGA
- a CDS encoding ABC transporter permease, giving the protein MSNSLATAITAPGGALRRSAAERAAMWLGDRGTLVTGLVLAVLILGFSLLGPYLYTASPYAIHGHHALQGPSATFPLGTDQIGRNELARLIAGGYATLIVSIPAAILTFGLGIVYGLAAALSPSWIDKVLMRVLDAILALPGLVVLIFFSALFQPGNFELILLLGLTSWPGLARIVRNEAIAQRNRDFILATRQFGGGTWYVARVHILRVMAPILVVNATFLVGDMVLALSGLSFLGLGVQPPYTSWGGLLQTGLNLIALDPWWMILPAGLMIFLSIMAANLIGQGLLARFGAAR; this is encoded by the coding sequence ATGAGCAATTCACTCGCCACCGCCATCACCGCCCCCGGCGGCGCACTGCGCCGCTCCGCCGCCGAACGCGCCGCCATGTGGCTGGGCGACCGCGGCACGCTGGTCACCGGGCTGGTGCTCGCCGTCCTCATCCTCGGCTTCAGCCTGCTCGGTCCCTATCTCTACACCGCCAGCCCCTACGCCATCCACGGCCATCACGCCCTGCAGGGCCCGAGTGCGACATTCCCCCTCGGCACCGACCAGATCGGCCGCAACGAACTCGCGCGCCTGATCGCCGGCGGGTACGCCACCCTCATCGTCAGCATCCCCGCCGCCATCCTCACCTTCGGCCTCGGCATCGTCTACGGCCTCGCCGCCGCCCTCAGCCCCTCCTGGATCGACAAGGTTTTGATGCGCGTGCTCGATGCGATCCTGGCCCTCCCCGGCCTCGTCGTGCTGATCTTCTTCTCCGCCCTGTTCCAGCCGGGCAATTTCGAACTGATCCTGCTGCTCGGCCTCACCTCCTGGCCCGGCCTCGCCCGCATCGTCCGCAACGAAGCGATCGCCCAGCGCAACCGCGATTTCATCCTCGCCACCCGCCAGTTCGGCGGCGGCACCTGGTACGTCGCCCGCGTCCACATCCTGCGCGTGATGGCCCCCATCCTCGTGGTCAACGCAACCTTCCTGGTGGGTGACATGGTGCTCGCCCTCTCCGGCCTGAGCTTCCTCGGCCTCGGCGTCCAGCCGCCCTACACCAGCTGGGGCGGCCTGCTGCAAACCGGCCTCAACCTGATCGCGCTCGACCCGTGGTGGATGATCCTGCCCGCCGGCCTGATGATCTTTCTCTCGATCATGGCCGCCAACCTGATCGGCCAGGGCCTGCTCGCCCGCTTCGGTGCCGCACGATGA
- a CDS encoding ABC transporter permease, whose protein sequence is MLRMIVNRLLTALLSLAILITIVFFMTHATPGGPAYSILGQKATPAAVHELNVRLGLAAPLWKQYVIWWWHLLQGRLGYSYLLNRPVTQLVGDYMMNTLALYIGAILLALILSIGLGLLQGVTYERWPARVIGALQLSLYALPTFFVGTMFILYFGVKWGVLPTGGITNLRLENPGLPDYARHLILPVLTVGLLGVAGLSRYFGTSVHEELGKDYVRTALAKGLTFRAVLFKHVLRNALRPLVTILGLSFPGIFAGSVLVETVFNYPGLGYLLWRSALSQDYPVISAIVLLIGALTVIGNLLADLVNGLLDPRERFE, encoded by the coding sequence ATGCTGCGCATGATCGTCAACCGCCTTCTGACCGCTCTCCTGTCGCTCGCGATCCTCATCACCATCGTCTTCTTCATGACCCACGCCACCCCGGGCGGTCCGGCCTATTCCATCCTCGGCCAGAAAGCGACGCCCGCCGCCGTGCACGAGCTTAACGTCCGCCTCGGCCTCGCCGCCCCGCTCTGGAAGCAATACGTCATCTGGTGGTGGCATCTGCTGCAGGGCCGTCTCGGCTATTCCTACCTGCTCAACCGCCCGGTCACCCAACTGGTCGGCGACTACATGATGAACACCCTGGCCCTCTATATCGGCGCCATCCTGCTCGCCCTGATCCTCTCGATCGGCCTCGGCCTGCTTCAGGGCGTCACCTACGAGCGCTGGCCCGCCCGGGTCATCGGCGCCCTCCAACTCTCGCTCTATGCCCTGCCGACCTTCTTCGTCGGCACCATGTTCATCCTGTATTTCGGTGTGAAATGGGGCGTCCTGCCCACCGGCGGCATCACCAATCTCCGCCTCGAAAACCCCGGCCTGCCGGACTATGCGCGCCACCTCATCCTGCCGGTCCTCACCGTCGGCCTGCTCGGCGTCGCCGGGCTGTCGCGCTATTTCGGCACCTCGGTGCATGAGGAACTCGGCAAGGATTACGTCCGCACCGCTCTGGCCAAGGGCCTCACCTTCCGCGCCGTGCTGTTCAAGCACGTGCTGCGCAACGCCCTGCGCCCGCTGGTCACCATTCTCGGCCTGTCCTTTCCCGGCATTTTCGCGGGCTCGGTCCTGGTCGAAACCGTCTTCAACTATCCCGGCCTCGGCTACCTGCTCTGGCGATCCGCATTATCGCAGGATTACCCGGTCATCTCCGCCATCGTCCTGTTGATCGGCGCGCTCACCGTCATCGGCAACTTGCTGGCGGATCTGGTCAACGGCCTGCTCGACCCCAGGGAGCGCTTCGAATGA
- a CDS encoding ABC transporter ATP-binding protein, with protein MSTVLSLEHLSVALKRGRGRPISVLDDISLTVNAGEMTALVGESGSGKTIASLGVIRLLPRSAEITGKVMLAGTDLAALTESQMRKVRGRDIGMVFQNPLSALNPTTRVGNQIAEVYRLHTGESDRAARARARELLGEVGIPDPADRLDDYPHQFSGGMRQRVMIAMALACSPKLLIADEPTTGLDLLVARQILTLLSRLRREHSMGVLFITHDLSIVEEHADQVHVLYAGKSVEWGGARSFFAQPRHPYSQALLGAVPRLGQTRLASIPGNLPDPESRPPGCRFAPRCAFREPACETAYPAPDTTGGTIFACRRAREIDPAALLDAVTPEAAPAAPVNRDTALEVTALGVDYERTATSFIQGVLGRKDKMRALEDISFTLGQGECLGIVGQSGSGKSTLGRAVLQMIPYQGHVILNGEAFDAMPRAQRKPARRRIQVVFQDPKESMNPRMRIGDIIAEPLKLAGIRSKRARMDQTVALLDRVGLSDRMINLFPGSVSGGQAQRIAIARALATNPGIIVLDEPTSSLDVSTQALLLNLLKDLARQDGLSYMLISHDIAAVSYMADRIAVLNGGRMVEFGTAQEVLTSPRNAYTRELIAASPHFRTNQPGGALDIMEFLPSTAQPSAV; from the coding sequence ATGAGCACGGTCCTCTCGCTCGAACATCTCTCGGTCGCCCTCAAGCGCGGCCGTGGCCGCCCGATCTCGGTGCTCGACGATATCAGCCTCACCGTCAACGCGGGCGAAATGACCGCGCTGGTCGGCGAAAGCGGATCGGGCAAAACCATCGCCTCGCTCGGCGTCATCCGGCTCCTGCCCCGCAGCGCCGAAATCACCGGCAAGGTCATGCTCGCGGGCACCGATCTCGCCGCTCTCACCGAATCCCAGATGCGCAAGGTTCGCGGCCGCGACATCGGCATGGTGTTCCAGAACCCGCTCTCGGCGCTCAATCCCACCACCCGCGTCGGCAACCAGATCGCCGAAGTCTATCGCCTCCACACCGGCGAGTCCGATCGCGCCGCCCGCGCCCGCGCCCGCGAACTGCTCGGCGAAGTCGGCATCCCCGACCCCGCCGACCGGCTCGACGACTACCCCCACCAATTCTCCGGCGGCATGCGCCAGCGCGTGATGATCGCGATGGCCCTGGCCTGCTCGCCCAAACTGCTGATCGCCGACGAACCCACAACCGGCCTCGATCTGCTGGTCGCCCGCCAGATCCTCACCTTGCTCAGCCGCCTCCGCCGCGAACACAGCATGGGCGTGCTGTTCATCACCCACGACCTCTCGATCGTCGAGGAACACGCCGATCAGGTCCACGTCCTCTACGCCGGCAAATCGGTCGAATGGGGCGGCGCCCGGTCCTTTTTCGCCCAGCCGCGCCATCCCTACAGCCAGGCCCTGCTCGGCGCGGTCCCCCGCCTCGGACAAACCCGCCTCGCCAGCATCCCGGGCAACCTGCCGGACCCGGAATCCCGCCCCCCCGGCTGCCGCTTCGCCCCGCGCTGCGCCTTTCGCGAACCCGCCTGCGAAACCGCCTACCCCGCACCGGACACCACCGGCGGCACCATCTTCGCCTGCCGGCGCGCCCGCGAGATCGACCCCGCCGCCCTGCTCGATGCGGTCACGCCCGAAGCCGCCCCCGCCGCCCCGGTCAACCGCGACACCGCCCTCGAAGTCACAGCCCTGGGCGTCGATTACGAACGAACCGCCACCAGTTTCATCCAGGGCGTCCTCGGCCGCAAGGACAAGATGCGCGCGCTGGAGGACATCTCCTTCACCCTCGGCCAGGGCGAATGTCTCGGCATCGTCGGCCAGAGCGGCTCGGGCAAATCCACCCTCGGTCGCGCCGTCCTGCAAATGATCCCCTATCAGGGTCACGTTATCTTGAACGGCGAAGCCTTCGATGCAATGCCCCGCGCTCAGCGCAAACCGGCCCGGCGGCGCATCCAGGTCGTGTTCCAGGACCCCAAGGAATCGATGAACCCGCGCATGCGGATCGGCGACATCATCGCCGAACCCCTGAAACTCGCCGGGATTCGCAGCAAACGCGCCCGCATGGACCAGACCGTCGCCCTGCTCGACCGGGTCGGCCTGTCCGATCGCATGATCAACCTGTTTCCCGGCTCGGTTTCCGGCGGCCAGGCCCAACGCATCGCGATCGCGCGCGCCCTCGCCACCAATCCCGGCATAATCGTGCTTGACGAACCGACATCGAGTCTCGATGTTTCAACCCAGGCTCTATTGTTGAACCTTTTGAAAGATTTGGCGCGTCAAGATGGTTTGAGCTATATGCTGATCAGCCATGACATTGCCGCGGTTAGTTACATGGCCGACCGGATTGCCGTTTTGAACGGCGGCAGGATGGTGGAATTCGGTACCGCACAGGAAGTGCTGACCAGCCCACGCAACGCCTACACCAGGGAACTCATTGCCGCCTCCCCGCATTTCCGCACGAACCAACCGGGCGGAGCGCTTGATATAATGGAATTCTTACCCTCAACCGCCCAGCCGTCCGCCGTATAG
- a CDS encoding TonB-dependent receptor has protein sequence MQVGTRRKRILLITACSVASGMVFSARVWAQSAPAPIIIPATPATGNAPIIPGGATTPEAQAVHIQKIKKFYKELLLKEKNIANAVSSVNQKQIEAEGTQQGSIQSLLKQTPSVNEYQQNIGQGVPVLTVRGVRNSQLAQTLDDVPLQDLISGGQGAFLSNNIGSPITLGQISGTTVYPGVAPPDKQGFATVGGTIAYTTKKPSDKPSAEIFGGIGSFDTSHAGFELNTGNIGTGIDAPRALLRYNQSYTAGFPDGNSIRSGDMLFSLVKPYNEGLSHVSATIIYNRAQGYISAFSLPTTLQQSNSYSYNFPHSLSFTNENNKYLTVILGDQTYVNPHLILSGKLFMIHSSDVFTSYMNPNVAGTYSYDPSFPYQVNFQVPYLAYGALGPTALANGVSTNPSGYRPGAFTYDPYQFAPAGCSPTNPTCYSYGEAAEENIGHSTTIGFAPKANIFLPHNDITVGALIAKESSGGEDFMYSTADMPNEIGYNSDSFGGGIQRTLYSAYAQDRINLLDNKLHLEPGVTFTGVYTSNITQYSLQGLPAKLQNFGAVAEPYFGISYDLPHNMVAYASYGKSARFAPATDYTQGVTGSTTQAPTPEIVHLYEAGLRYDTPRLYLNADVYYQKINDQFSFYTNYQTLVSTYANTGASQYHGYEASGKFRLTHDLEFFGNASYTQAQYLNSFFAQDTPFEGQFGYAFKGQPLAGVPNWLGNFGVEFDHGPFEARLSGQYTGQQFITFDLPSQLPNSPTIVPGAPNSALALATTPYYPNTQANLANTLGGQPNIQNFKLPGYLLTNLYLAYNLKLHGYDHLKELKFSINVHNLLGLHAYEHYFLSPAEIPQGGGFALTPSYASAFNVIPRSIFFNVSAKF, from the coding sequence ATGCAAGTTGGAACGAGGCGAAAGCGCATTCTGCTGATCACCGCCTGCTCGGTCGCGAGCGGCATGGTGTTTTCGGCACGGGTCTGGGCGCAAAGCGCGCCCGCCCCGATCATCATCCCCGCCACACCGGCCACCGGTAACGCCCCGATCATTCCGGGCGGCGCCACCACGCCCGAGGCGCAGGCGGTCCACATCCAGAAGATCAAGAAGTTTTATAAAGAACTTCTGCTCAAAGAGAAAAACATCGCCAACGCCGTTTCTTCGGTCAACCAGAAACAGATCGAGGCCGAGGGCACTCAGCAGGGCTCTATCCAGTCGCTGCTCAAACAAACTCCGTCCGTCAACGAATACCAGCAGAATATCGGCCAGGGCGTTCCCGTGTTGACGGTTCGCGGCGTCCGCAACAGCCAGCTCGCTCAGACGCTCGATGACGTCCCGCTTCAGGACCTCATCTCCGGCGGCCAGGGCGCATTCCTCTCGAACAATATCGGCTCGCCGATCACGCTGGGCCAAATTTCCGGCACCACCGTCTATCCGGGCGTCGCCCCGCCGGACAAGCAGGGATTCGCAACGGTTGGCGGTACGATTGCCTACACGACCAAAAAGCCGAGTGACAAGCCTTCCGCCGAAATCTTCGGCGGCATTGGCTCGTTCGACACCAGCCATGCCGGCTTTGAACTAAACACCGGCAACATCGGCACCGGTATCGATGCCCCGCGGGCCCTTCTGCGCTATAATCAGAGCTACACGGCAGGTTTTCCGGACGGCAACTCCATCCGCTCCGGCGACATGCTGTTCTCGCTCGTGAAACCGTACAACGAGGGCCTCTCCCACGTTTCGGCAACCATTATCTACAATCGCGCCCAGGGATACATTTCGGCGTTCTCGCTCCCGACCACGCTGCAACAATCGAACAGCTACAGCTACAACTTCCCGCATTCGCTCAGCTTCACGAATGAGAACAATAAATACCTCACCGTCATTCTCGGCGATCAGACCTACGTCAATCCGCACCTGATCCTGAGCGGCAAACTGTTCATGATCCACTCGTCGGATGTGTTCACGAGCTACATGAACCCGAACGTGGCCGGCACCTACTCCTACGACCCATCGTTTCCGTATCAGGTGAATTTCCAGGTCCCCTACCTCGCTTACGGCGCACTTGGCCCGACGGCACTGGCCAATGGCGTGTCAACCAACCCGTCGGGCTATCGCCCCGGCGCCTTCACCTACGACCCGTACCAGTTCGCTCCGGCCGGCTGCAGCCCGACCAACCCGACCTGCTATTCCTACGGCGAGGCGGCAGAGGAGAATATCGGCCACTCCACCACCATCGGCTTCGCGCCGAAGGCGAACATCTTCCTGCCGCACAACGACATCACGGTGGGCGCCCTCATCGCGAAGGAATCGAGCGGTGGTGAAGACTTCATGTACTCGACTGCCGATATGCCGAACGAAATCGGGTATAATTCGGATTCATTCGGCGGCGGCATCCAGCGGACACTCTACTCCGCCTACGCGCAGGACCGGATCAACCTGCTGGACAACAAGCTGCATCTTGAGCCCGGCGTCACGTTTACCGGCGTCTATACCAGCAACATCACCCAATACAGTCTCCAGGGCCTCCCTGCGAAACTCCAGAATTTCGGAGCCGTCGCCGAACCCTATTTCGGAATCAGCTACGATCTTCCGCATAATATGGTTGCCTATGCCAGCTACGGAAAATCGGCACGGTTCGCGCCCGCAACCGACTACACCCAGGGCGTAACCGGAAGCACAACCCAGGCTCCGACACCGGAAATCGTTCACCTGTACGAGGCGGGTCTTCGTTACGATACGCCACGTCTTTATTTGAACGCCGATGTCTATTACCAGAAAATCAACGACCAGTTCTCGTTCTATACCAACTACCAAACTCTGGTTTCAACATACGCAAATACCGGCGCAAGCCAGTATCACGGCTATGAAGCATCCGGAAAATTCCGTCTGACTCACGACCTCGAATTTTTCGGAAATGCCTCCTACACCCAGGCGCAATACCTCAACAGCTTCTTCGCGCAGGACACGCCATTCGAGGGGCAGTTCGGATATGCGTTCAAGGGTCAGCCGCTGGCCGGCGTGCCGAACTGGCTGGGCAATTTCGGTGTCGAGTTCGATCACGGTCCGTTCGAGGCTCGCCTGAGCGGCCAATACACCGGCCAGCAGTTCATAACCTTCGATCTGCCGTCTCAGTTGCCTAACAGTCCTACCATCGTCCCCGGCGCTCCCAACAGCGCTCTGGCTCTGGCGACCACGCCCTACTATCCCAACACTCAGGCCAATCTGGCCAACACGCTGGGCGGCCAACCGAACATTCAGAACTTCAAACTGCCGGGCTACCTGCTGACCAATCTCTATCTGGCCTACAATCTGAAGCTGCACGGATACGATCATTTGAAAGAGCTGAAGTTCTCGATCAATGTTCACAACCTGCTTGGCCTGCACGCCTACGAACATTACTTCCTCTCGCCTGCGGAAATCCCGCAGGGTGGCGGCTTTGCGTTGACCCCGAGCTACGCCTCGGCCTTCAACGTGATCCCCCGCTCGATCTTCTTCAACGTCTCGGCGAAGTTCTGA